The window GCCAAGGTGAAGCCCAGAGCCTCGGAAACCTCGGGGCAGTTGCCGAGAATCTGGGCGAATACGAAGACGCTCGAAAATACCTCCAAGAGAGCCTCGTCATCAAGCGTAACATCGGCAACCGTCAGGGCGAAGCCGAAAGTCTCGGCCATCTCGGAGTAGTAGCCAAAAATCAAGGCGGGTACGAGGACGCTCAAGAGTATCATCGACAGAGTCTGGAGATCTTCCGCGATATCGGTGATCGCCAAGGCGAAGCCCGGAGCCTCGGGAATCTTGGGGTGGTTGCCCGACATGTGGGCGAGTACGAAGACGCCCGCGAGTATTACCAGCAGAGTCTCGCAATCTTCCGCGACATCGGCGACCGCCAGCTCGAAGCCACGAGCCTCGGCAACATCGGGCTGGTCGCACGGCATCTGGGCGAGTACGAGAATGCTCGAGAATACCACCAACAGAGTCTCGCCATCGAGCGCGATATCGGCAACCGCCGAGGCGAAGCCACGAGCCTCAACAACCTTGGGCTAGTGGCGCAAAAACTGGGTGAATACGAGAACGCCCGCGAGTATCACCAACAGAGTCTTGAGATTTTCCGCGACATTGGCGACCGCCAGCGCGAAGCCCGGAGCCTTAACAACCTCGGGCTGGTCGCACGACATCTGGACGAGTATGGGAATGCTCGCGAGTACCACCAGCAGAGTCTCACAATTTTCCGCAACATCGGAGACCGTCAGGGCGAAGCCAAGAATCTTGACAACCTCGGAATGGTCGCTGCGGAACTAGGTGAGCAGGAAGAAGCCCGAGAATACTACCAACAGAGTCTCAGAATCTTCCGCGAACTTGAGCATACATACGCCGAACGGGTAGAATCACATCTGGAAGAGTTGTCAGAGGACGGCTAGTTGCACTCTCTTCGCTTCTACGACGACAGGCTCTATGTTATAGGTGTGTACGGAGTGGGACCGTGTCTTGACATCAGACAGTATTTTCAGACACCAACCTACAGACCCATTTCAAGAGCTCTCCGTCACATAGAATGTCAGGACAGGCTGATTTGATGCTGACTTCGTGCTGATCTTCTCTGAGTTCAGTACTCTCGAAGGTTCAGTCCGAGATTAGTGGTTTCCGACGCCGAATCGGATGTCGTAGAGAAGTTGTTCGATATTTCGTGTGTCGGAGATGCCACGCTGTTTGCGGGACCGAGCCACCTGACGGACGGCGTTAGCACGTCCGAAGGGAGGATCCAAGACATTCAGCACGGCATCCACGACACGTATGAAGCTCTCGATCAAAACGTCTGCGAGCACGCTACCCCAGGCGATGTGGGCGCACTCCGGGCAGTGACGATACTTACGGCGATCCGTGTATCGCCGTTCCGTATACGTCTCCCCATCAGCAGTCTCGCGTTCGACCTAGAGGGCGCGACGTAGTGTTCGGGGTCGGTCAGCGGGACACTGATCGAGTCACCATCCTGTGCCTCGAACTCGTAGTACCAGTTGGGACAGTAAAGTTGGGCAGCGGGATTCGACCGCAGAATGCTTGTGGCTATGTATGTCTCTCATGACTTCCCGGCCGTCTCACGATGCCCCTCAGAACAGGTTTCTCCCGTCTCATAACCATCGTCACCGAAGAAGTTCTCACGACTGCCAAGCCGCTGACGCTGTGACTGATCGGAATTGCTTATGATCATAATATCTCGATCACGTGCGATGGCTGGTGGCGGGTGGACTGACGGCGGCGCTGGCAGCGACGAGGTCGCGCGCTGCGTCGCGCACGCGGTCGACTTCGAGGCCGACTACGAATCGGGCGACCTGACCATCACTGTCGAACGAGCGGACGAATCCTGAGAATCCGCAGTCACGAGGAGAGTTTTTCGAGCGCCGGCGATGGGTGCCGGCGCAGCTGGAGCGAGCAACGATTCCCGGTGCGTCGGCGTTTCGAGGTGTTCGAGATGCACATGGTGATATACGCCCTGGTAGAGGCATCGACGCACGACGACGCGCTGGCCACCGGAAAGACGGTGTTCGACCGACTGGTCGGCGCGGACCCACACGCCGGCGCCGTCTTCGATTACTATGTGACCTTCGACGAGGAGGACACGTCCGTTGCGGGGAAGGCACGATGGGGGGAGTTGCCGACTGCAGCCCCCATCGACTCCGATGACGGCCAGGACCTGCTCGAGCGTGGCTGGGAGGCGACGAAAGAGGAATTCGAGCGTAATCTCGACCGGGTGAAGGAGGCCATCGAGGAGCTCTCCGACGAGGAGATCATGCGCGACGAGGACCTCGCCCGACACGCCTTCCACCAGATCGGTGCGTACGACGGCCCGACGATCTTCCTGTACACCGAACACGGAACCGGCATTCGCCACCGTGGACAGTTGGACCGACTCCTCAAGGAGAGTGAAGAGCTCTGGATCGTGCCCGCTGACGTCCACTTCTAACCAATGCCTCGCATCACCAACTGGCGACGCGAGAGCCGCTCGCCGACGCTTGCGTATCGGAACACCGAGACCGGGGCGCGAGCAGTCCTGCATCGAGCCCCGGACTCCTACCGGTACAAATGGCGCGGAGCAATCCTCATCGACGGCTACCCGGTCTGGTCGCGGGGGTACGAGACGAAGGACGCGACGTCGTTCCGTGACGAACTCCGGGAGCGGCCGGTCCCGGACCTCAGCTGCCCGGAGTGTCCGAACGACGACGTTCGCGTCGGCGAGAAGGCAGCAGACGGGGCGAAAATCCAGCGATGGTACGACTGCCCCGACTGTGGATACGAAGCCCCCTCACGTATCGTCTACGGACGGAGTACGCCGTGACTCAGGGCTTAGATTCGAGAGTGATGCCCGCACGTTCCGCTAAGGAACAGGTGTGCGTGGTTCGTTCGCTTCACCTATAGGAGGAGTATCCACCGATCAAATTAAGTATATCCAAAGGATATACACAGATATGGCAAATCGATTCCAAATCGACGGCGAGGAGGTTCTCGACGGCCAAGTCAAGGAATTCGGGAACAGCGCCCACGTCACAGTCCCCAAACGCTGGCGAGGGGCTGACGTGAAAGTCGTTCGCACCTCAGAACCAACCGAACAAGACGAAGAATGACTGATTCACAGGCTCTCATCAAGACGCTGGACTTCCAGCTCGACATCCAGAGCGACAATGAGAGCCTGCTGTACGACGCCACCCTCGAAGCGAGGTCGGTATACAACCAATCTATCCGACTCGCCAAGGAAGGTGTGGATTGGGACGTCATTCCCGACCGCGTGGCCGAGGACGCCACCCTCGTGAAAAACACGATACAGCGCGTCGTCGCCAAAGCACTCGGTGCGATGGAGAACTACTACGAGTATGACGACTACAACAAACCCAGCCACACCAAAGGCGGAACGTACCCGCTCCGGGCGAACTACGAGGAGGGGTACAACCTGTCACTCACCGACGACGGCGACGTGGCGTTCCGGATCAGCGCGAAGCCCTACAAGCACGTCAAGGGCGTTCTCGATGGTGACGACGCTCATCTCGACATTCTCAAGACCGCCCTCGAAAGCGATGCATGGACGATTGGGACGGCGGAAGCCCTGTTCCGGAACGGCAACGCCGAGCTGCACGTTAACGTAACTAGCTCCGAGGGGACCGTTCGAAACAAGGAAAATTCACGGACAGTCGTTGGCGTGGATGTCAACGAGGATAATGTGGCGCTGACTGCACTTTCCAAGGGCGGTGTAGAGGACACCGTCGTTATCGAATTTCCGGACATCAATTTCAAGCGCCACCGCTATTTCACGATGCGGAAGCGCGTGCAGAACGCGGGGAAGGACAGCATCCACGACACGTTGGAAGGACGTGAGGAACGGTTTGTCCGCGACCGACTCCACAAAGTGAGCCGTCATATCGTCGAGTGGAGCCGGCAGTTCGAGAAGCCGTGCATCGTCTTTGAAGACCTCAAGGAGATGCGCGACGGCCTCGACTAC of the Halobellus ruber genome contains:
- a CDS encoding DUF7568 family protein; its protein translation is MPRITNWRRESRSPTLAYRNTETGARAVLHRAPDSYRYKWRGAILIDGYPVWSRGYETKDATSFRDELRERPVPDLSCPECPNDDVRVGEKAADGAKIQRWYDCPDCGYEAPSRIVYGRSTP
- a CDS encoding DUF2080 family transposase-associated protein, which gives rise to MANRFQIDGEEVLDGQVKEFGNSAHVTVPKRWRGADVKVVRTSEPTEQDEE
- a CDS encoding RNA-guided endonuclease InsQ/TnpB family protein, with the translated sequence MTDSQALIKTLDFQLDIQSDNESLLYDATLEARSVYNQSIRLAKEGVDWDVIPDRVAEDATLVKNTIQRVVAKALGAMENYYEYDDYNKPSHTKGGTYPLRANYEEGYNLSLTDDGDVAFRISAKPYKHVKGVLDGDDAHLDILKTALESDAWTIGTAEALFRNGNAELHVNVTSSEGTVRNKENSRTVVGVDVNEDNVALTALSKGGVEDTVVIEFPDINFKRHRYFTMRKRVQNAGKDSIHDTLEGREERFVRDRLHKVSRHIVEWSRQFEKPCIVFEDLKEMRDGLDYGTRMNRRLHRLPFRALQHYTSYKAAFAGIPTAWINPEYTSQCCPMCGHTERSNRHKKRFKCQSCSHQDHADRSASVNIAVKGVEEYQEWTVPALNSLPTVRTVRRQASGAVDAPTVTHDAVRGYQTDGVAGVSD